Within Puntigrus tetrazona isolate hp1 chromosome 17, ASM1883169v1, whole genome shotgun sequence, the genomic segment GGAAAATACAATATTTCACGATTAATATAAGAGAGCGTATATATTAGGTTTCTCGCTTCTGGAGAAATATTCTCTTTATGCCATGCTCCACATTGCTAATATACCACAGCAAATGTGATACGTCTCGAAATGTGGTGAATATgcagaagtttaaaaaaagttagctCGAGTTTAGTTAAGGTAGTTTCCGatatttaatgatgtttttgtgCAGTCAAGTTTTACTTAGCTTTGTAGGGTCATCTATAAAGACCTCCTAATGCTCCGTTATGTACTTACCATCTTCAATTAGAGCTAATAGGCGTGTAAAACGTGTTGACTTGACTTGTACACTACAAATAGCTTGACAGTGAGTGGCAATATTATgtttacactaccattcaaaagtttttaaaatgcgataaattgaccaaaaaacaacaacaaaaaaacccaaaataaattaaaagacttAACACTGTTACTttacaaatcttttttaattaaataggctacagattttttaatattcatataaacagcatgaatgttttcaacattgatagtaatgataataataataaatgttcaaagctcaaaaatctgcatattcaaatgatttctgaaggattgtgtgaaactgaagactggactattcatgcaaaaaattccgctttgccatcacagttatacattatattcacaaaatgaatctgtttttgcagtatttttgaccaaataaatgcacccttgGTCAGGATAAAAGAtttctttagaaaaatgtaaatcatacCCACTACTAAACTAGACAGTGTATATTGGATATCTTCTCATCTCTTAGCAGATCCACGACTTTCTCTTAGGACTTTCCTcccataaatcataaaattatacaacatcacgctgattaatattttccagcattcattatttttcaagTAGTCTTGCACCAAAATAAGCATATGGGGTCTACGCCAAAAAATCTCCTTGCATAACAGACCTACTTTAACCCCCGACACCGCTAATTTGAGAGAACATTCACCACAACACCAAGATCCTCTTATTTTGTGACCACCATGTGGGACTAATTCTCTTGGATGTCATTGGAAGTGGGGACATGCTTGAGTAGAGTGTGTTTGAGCGCTGTGAATGGGGCAGGAGGAGGACATTTCCCACAACCGCAAGATCAGGTCACTGAGGTGTTAGTCAGTTCTTTGAGAAAAATCCCAATTCATATCCAACTTGCCACTAGCTCCGACGATCTAGTATAGATTTCCCATGTAATCTGGACACTTCTTTTGTCCTGTATTCGAAAAAGTAAACTGTTAAAGCATGTTATATATGCACATTGAATATAATTCACTCTGTTTAGCCCTTTAGCTGATAATTAAGTGGCTACCCAAGTActattctgtgtttttttttttttttgttctgtggcAGGTTCGAATTTTTCTGTGACCTACAAGGTCAGATTTGTTTGCTGTTAATCTGTTTGTTCTGAAACCAGTTACTGACCTTGTCTGTTCTTGGAATTATGACTCTGGACTGTTTGACTGTTCCTGCTGCTCTGTTTGGACTCAAACCTTCACTGTTCCTTTGACTAGAGCACGCCTGCTGCTTTTGAATTATGCGCCTggataatgtaaataaaacaccaTTACCTGACTGTTCTGTTCGTTCTGCGCTTGAGTAATTTGTACTGAGGTCCTGACATTACAGTCTGGTCAAACAGGGACGTTTGTGGAGAGACAGGAGATTCTTACTTGGCAGTCACCATGCATGATCAATTTGTAAATCCTCCTGCGCTGGCTCCTTCAGACCATCCTAGGGGTTCACACCAGGATTCCTGCTGGTGCTTTGCTGATTATAACAAGCTTAAAACCTCACCAAATTACAAACACCTCATCAAGATTAACTGCTGGGAGAATGAAGACAGCAATAAACGAGAAACCAGGGTTATTTTAGTTAgctaaaaccacaaaaaaaagaaaaaaaaaagcaatactttaataaaaaagcacTACTACAATAAAAATTTCACTATCACTAGCAGAAACACAATTCATGAGATTCTTTTTCTTGCTCCTTTTTAATCGCTTTTGGTGTCAAAAGTCAAAGTTTCAAACTCTgattattttgagaaatgtatctttttataaatggattttgaaatgcaattctGAAGGAAGGATGTTGAGAGGTCATTGCCATTGTTTTTGCAGATTGTCTTCattttatgttctgtttttgtttagtaagATAGTTGTTTATTGTCTTATTCTTCAAAAGCTACATTCCTTCCGTCTTAGATAGTGTCCTTTTCTTTTACAGACATATTCATTTTCTTCCCTAAcgctattattattgttaaattcAAAGTTTGTATTTGAGTTACTGGGATGGGAGAGGAATCTCCAGCAACCCTGAATAATGCAATACAGACATACAATTAAATGTCAATAGCTTACAAGCCTAAAAGAAAGAGATGAAGCGAAACCTTTAACCTCAACATTATTGGATTAACACGACGACCTCACGTTCAACATGAAGCATTTGTAGACAACGTGACTCACTAGTAGCTTGGAGTGTCCTGTTCTCTTGAGAAATTAAGATAATAGAGACAGTCAATGTACTGTATTATCCTAATATTATTCTCGCCATCTTACATAAACATACAGAGGacataaactaacaaaaatgactGTTAAAGTCTTCCCGAGTCGCTTGGTTTCCTCATTAACCCACGAGGACTTACACTCTTTCCAGACTTTGGTAAAGGCCTGTCCTGGCGTTCTGATTCAGGAGGGCTCTCTGACTTTCTCTCCTGtatgttttcatttgcattaagGTCCACCGACTCATTCTCCTTAAAGCCGTTGACGTCGAGCTGCACATCACCGGGCCGGGCCAATGGCACAGGAGGGGTGTGCCTGAGCGCTGATGTGGGTCTGAGGCAGTAGAACAGAGCCTGCAGGTCCTTCCGGAACTTCGAGCTCATGCCAATGTAGATAAACGGATTGTAGAAACTCGCTGACTTGGCGAAGAGGCTGGCCAGGATGCTGTTGAGTGGGGGTATTTGGTAACCCCAGGCGGACCACATGGAAATGACTGCATACGGGGACCAGGCCAACAGGAAGGCCGCACACAGAATGAGGGAGACCTGGAGAGAGAAACAGTaccacacatacataaatatgtacatttctgcattagTCTCTTAATTTTAAAGGGGTAGGCAATTCAgtgaaaattaatgaaaatttgTTTAATCCAGTAATCTTTGGAACACAGAGAGCTTGTTGACCCTGCACACACAGCAAGGGAACAACCACTGTCAAACatagtaaggacatcattaaaatagtcaatgtaacatcagtggttcagttGTAAATTTATAAAGCTACTTATGCGTTGTGGTACTCATGAATGGTGGCGGACTGACCCGGAACAGAAGAAATTGTTGAgtaaagttgttattttatttttattggcaAGTATTCTCGCAGCTTCATAAAATAATGGTTGAACCATTGATGCCCATGGACTACTTTAAAAAtatccttactacctttctgtgCCTTGACTGTGGTAGTTCCCTTGCTGTCTAAGGAGGGTCACAAAGctgtcagatttcatcaaaaatatcttaatttgtgttctgaagataaacggTTTCACAGCATTGAAATAAcattagggtgagtaattagtgattttcatttttgggtgaactatctctttaagagaTTTAAATTTATGTGGCGACGGTTGTACCCGTGTGATGCTGCGTTCAATCTTTCTCTGCCTCTCGCTGATATCTCCTCCACGACTGGACTTGTGGCTGGAGTTGACGGTTCGGATGATGGAAACATATGTAAAAACTATAACAAATAGTGGCACAAAGAAGTTGAAGAAGAAAATGCTGATGACGTAGAGCTTGACCGGAACGGAGTACAGCGCCTGCATCCAGTCGATTTCACACGTCCCATACCTGCGAGCTGCAGAGGAAATTAAAATAAGTGATCTCTAACTCAGGTTTTCACTTTCTAAAGATGGTGAAAGTCTTGCTTTAGTCCTACCTCTGTAACTGCCCCAGCCTAGAAGCGGAGACCCAGCCCAGAACAGAGAGCACAGCCAGACAGCAGCTATGACCAAGCAGATATTGCGCTTGTTGACGTGATGAGCTGAAGGACATAGCAGAAACACTCGCATCAGCACAGTCCTCATAGGCATAATCATACTGATTTATCTAGTATTTGTGCAGCCAAGGCTAAAGAGCttctaaaaaaggaaaaataacatTGTTCTAGAGTTATCAAAGACTCAACCTCAGAGAATTTCAAGTCTTGGAAGAACCTGGTTTGACCATTTATTGTTCAATGAAAAGCAAAACGAACAGGATTTCCTGGTTTTCAAATCAGTTTGCGTCAGATCACCATTTCATACAGTAAATCACACTGTGTTTCAagctttttaattgttaaaggCCCCCAAACTGGATGATTTCCTTGTGAAGGACCCctgttctaaaatataaaatatatagcctACTTACTGTGTGAGAACTAGACACATACGAAATAAAAACTCTCACATAGAACACAACAccaaatggtattttttttttttttttaaattgagatttatacatcacctgaaacatttaaacatttaaacatttaaactttcCATTGATTTGTTACCAATGGTTTGTTAATATAggacaactatttgaaaatctggaacctgagtgtgcaaagaaaaatctaaatattgaggaaaatcgcatttaaagttgtccaaatgaagttctagCAATGCagttttgtatgtatttttggtaggaaatttagaaaatattttcatggcaCATAACCCATATCCTAAAgatgtttggcataaaatacaaatcaatgATTTTGACCAAtccaatgtattgttggctatttctAGAAATAAATCCATGCTACTTATGAGTTTTTtagtggtccagggtcacatattatttatatacacattactaTATTGACTGTCTATGTTATTGATTATTTACCAAAggattataattaatttaaaataaagagttaattaataaaaaatattagaaagcAAAATTAATCTAATATCAAATTTGTTATTCATAAatgccttaaaaataaatagtaacattttattaacataccACAAAGGCATGTTCaacattttttctgaaaacccCTTAGCACCCCTCTCCAATGTGGTAATTATATGGCATCAAGTAATGTATGCAGCTAATTTATACTTTAGTAGTCTTTTGGAAAGCACACAAATCTTTGGAACTGATTTTGCATGTACTTTGTAATGTAATTGAAATGCATGAGCACCTGCTCTAAATACTGGGTACCAGGCATACAAAGTTATAACAACTCCGTAGGTTTGGCCAGAATTGAGCATACCATGCTGAGGCTGACAACCTTTGATGTAGCGGATGACACTGATGGCTGTCAGTGTGTTGATGCTGATGAGTCCGAAGAGCAGGATTAGGAATCCGTCCACCTGGCCAAGACACAACATCTTATACATTGCAAGCAGGTCTGGCATTCTCTGCAAACCTGAGGGAGTAATCGCTCTGACTTGTCTCATCACCCACTAACCAGGCCCTGGGGAACAAGCCAGCAAGATTAGGGGATAAAAGGACACATGCCCGTGTACTTGGAACGactacaaataaatcaaattttcagCCCCTCCTGACTCATACCACCACCTGCCAGACTGCAAAGGGAACAGTGATGGACCTCTCACACTAGATGCTGTGTGAtactaaataatgtaataacaatCATGCTTAAAGGCActtattattttgaagtttgtaattgtattattcATATTCTTATTTACTTACTGTCACAtagttctaaacctgtatgaatttcctCAGTGGACCATATACATTTCACTGATACAAAGTTTTTGTCCATAACATGATACCTACTGGAGctcaaaaccaaacaaacccCTTTTATTTCCATtgaacatacaaaaataatccttgacattttcttttgtgttccacaagaAATAGAATGCAGGTTTTATGTGGCATATCGTCACCTTACCTTGCAAGTCCAAAACATCTTTATAAGATAGCCTTGATCCCTAAGAACATCAAAAACTTCAAGGATTCCTCGAGAATACCCAAAAATAGCAATGCTGGCATCAGAAATGGCAAGGTTGAGAGTCAAGAAATCCTGTGGTTCAAGAGACCTTCTTTGCTTGgttaaaagtaatattacaacCCCATTTCCAATCCAAGAAAGCCAtcctatcaaaaaaaaaaaaaaaaaaaaaaagtaaataaaattaaccagATTCTTTCTCACATGACATCTTTTAATGTAGAGAAGCTCAAGAAAAAATTAATCACAGTAACGTACGGAGAATTCAATACAATTACATTAGACTAAATACCTAGTATCACCAAATAGACACCAATAGCCGTTTCTCCTCCATTCGACACTCGGTAGACTGTGACATTTGAGGGAAGAAAATTGTGGATGTCCATCTTCAATGAAAATCTTTAGGTTGGACTCATCTCAGGGTGACGTTTGCTATGGTTCACAGTCTTGCTCTCTTCATTGGTGGAAGATCTAACAGACTAGACAGATTAACCTAGATCTACACTTGAGCAAACATCTGAACTGTAACAGAGCACTGGTGTTGATCAAGACTAGGTGTAATCTCCTTATCTTGTTAAAGACTTTAGAGACTGAGACTTTTGGGACAGTTCTCGTCAGTCAGTTTCTGTTGTTGAACTCACCAGATGTCAGTGATGAGGCATAAAATGTGTATGCTGATGACCCACCCAAAGTagattcaaaagaaaaaaaaaaaaaaagtactaagtACAATTGGTGCGTAAGACTTTATTGACAGGAACTCTAGCATTGAATTAAATAGTATAGGAAAACAGTATAAAGTACATGGAATATGAGTGATTCTGAAGTTAGAGGGGTTTTAATGGAGTACAACTGAAGAGATCTTGATTCCAGTTTCGAGAAGGGTGGGTAACTGGACTCCTCCTATTTCTGACCAAGCTGGGAGAGCTGTGGAGAAATTAACAGGTTTAGCATTAACTGCTCTGATACTCCATAATCGCatcaacatttaaacaaaaacatgattacTACTGAATAATTTGTGCAGCAAACAGTCAGTGTCATTAGTTCATGACCACAGCAAGAATTGGGAGAAGAAAGGCACTCTGCCCTCTTTTTCACTCAGAGCAAGGGGTAAAAGTATATTAACAAGAAattgatgtggaaaaaaaaaaaaaaaaactaggcaAAATATTTACAGAGGGAAAAGCACGTTATGACTTGGTGTCAACTTTGTTGAGATAAAGTACAACGTAGATTCGCTTCAAGCAGCAAAAAGCATTCCAAGACACTCAAAGCAGTGTTGTTCCCTTCAACTCAATGATAATCGGTTGGGTTTTAGAGCAATGGATTGTAAAGTATCAGATTTTATATGAAAAGATGTTAATGAAGATGTAATTGTATGTGGTAACTGACATTAAATGTTGGATTTAAAAGacatatttttagtaaaatgcaCTTCATGTATGTTTCTGCATTAAAAGAATCAATCATACCTGTTTCATGAATTGGGCTGCATTAAAAAGCTCACTACAGCCATAAAGAACCCGCTTCCCTTGCCTGGCCTGTAGAGCAGGAAATCATTACAAACCAAGCAAACCAAGGCCTTGTagcatattttacataaatgtgtgCAAACAAACCTTTGTGTAGTCAACAAGATTTTGATACTCTATGTAATTGCCCCCACCAACAACAAAGACGATGGCCTGTGAAATGATAATCTGTCATCAGCTGTTCGAACTCAACAGTGGGTGAATTTCAATGCAACCTGTACAAACACTCTACCAAATAAAAccttgtaatatttcacaggcTGACTCAAATGGCCGTTCTACAGACATGAGCTCAGACACTCTGGGCTTCCAGCTCACTTTGTCAGAAGCGAGGCCTAATCTCCACTAGGAACAGAAGGCTATCTGTGCCATAGATTAACCCTGCCAGGTTACAGTGCATGGGTGCCAAAGCGTAAAGATAACATATCAACATCCACACAGTACAATCAAAACCATCAGCTTTATACTCACCTCCTGAAAGGGGTTCTTGTTCCTTGGAATGGAGCTGAGGGAGTTAAACAGTTAGGATTAATTCATCACTGGCCGAAAGTGAAAATAGttgtagaaagaaaagaaaaaaaaaaaacatgacagatcttcttatattctaaatattttcagtgGAAAGTTACAGCTTTGGCAAGGATGTGCAGATCCGTTATTTACCTAACTTCAATACTGCCTTATGTGTATGTAATAAAGACACAAGTGATTTCGAATTCCTCCATGGATCAAATGCCTTTAACATAATATTTGAATACAGTGGGACCAAGTCAAACACTGAGATGtatcatttgaaaatataaggAGCCTAGTCTTCGTTTTCGGTGTCCTACCTCTCGCTTCCGCGAAGCATCTTGGGATCAAAGTATCTGTAGTCATCCGTCTCCTACAAAAATCACAACACATAACATTAGGGATTATAGAGCACGTAAGTAAATTAAGGATGAAATAACACTCAGCGCACCCTCCACACATCACCATCTCCTAAAAACCACCTCATCTATCTACATTAACTGCTTATCAAGATCGAATGCTTCCCAGCAACCATTCGTCTGAGAAGGTTCAAGAAGCCTCAAACAGTAAAATGTCCTCCAGTTTGTCtcaaaaaagcaaaattatCATCGCTCTGCTTTGAAGAGTTGCGACACAAATTGAGGAGAGCTGTCTACGAGGCGGAGGCCAATGGCCTCCTACTTCCTCATCCTCCGTATCGGATGGGCCAAGCCTGTCTCTTCCCCCACGGGACCTCAGTCAGCCCGGCCTGGCAGGCCTGGCGTGCTGGAGCATACTTCATTCTGGGAAGAAATACTTTGCCGTCAACTCACAGAAAGAAGAGCCTCAATACACTTCCAAATGGTGAAATGCTCCAGATTTTTCTGCTATTGGTTTACCCTTGTAGGGTTGCGAAGCTCAATATTAATAGAGGGTGCCCAACACACTATTGCAGCCCTATCGCACAGGCCCATCTGTGAGGACTATCTGACGAACAGCGGAGGCAGGAGATTTTGTAGCGCTCAGCCGCTCAGCTTCCCCAACAACAGCCGCATTGTGCAGGGCACTGAAATTCCAGTAGCTGAGAAAATGATAATACGGTTAtgttcaattcaagtttatggGCAGCGAAGGGGAAGTATTTCCAGTCGGTAACAGGATATGGCAATCTGTCCACCCCAGCTTTTGAGAGCGAGAAGATCAGAAGGACCCTGAGGGTGTTTCATAAGGAAATAAGGTCTTGATGTCAAGGAACGAGAAGGGGAAGCTAAAAGGCCGCTATTACACAAACCAATGATTGCAAGAGCTAATATGTCAGCTAGCTGTCTCCATTACagtgctttatatttaaaacacgtTGGGACAGTTCTTGGAAGGGTCTAAATAGAAATAGAGTCCTAGAAGTCATACTATGAGGGCGCTGTCAAAGATTTGCCACATCATCTCTTCTGTGGTAATtccacatttataaaaaatcaGCATCAATCATTCCCCACGCACCGTTGCGGCAGTTAGTTGATTTCAAAGCATCGGGAGAAATTTTCAAAGCAGATTTTTCCTTCAAGGCTATCCAATGATAACTTGAAAACAGCCAGTGTGTTCAAATACCTGATGCTTCACATACAGACATTTCGCAGACAATGAGATCCTCAAATGTAGCAGAACACAATCCCATTATCGATGAATTAGCTTCGGCTGCTCTAGAGACGTCCCCTTGTGCTGCTCACATGAGGGGTTTGCACCTTTGTTCCGCCTCACCGAGGTGAAAAGCCCAAATGGACTGCTTCCAAATCCCTCAGCCCTAGAAACTTAATACATTGTGCTTCGGGTTCACTCACTAGAAagcctctccctctctctccacAGGTGTTCCTCTGGCTGAGACAGTTGCATTAACCGTGCAGCTCAGATTGCCTGGATTGAGGTCTCGGCACACACAAAGTGCCTCCTCAGTGCCTCATTCAGGGCAAATTCAGTGTCCCATAGCGCTGCAGTGTCATACGCATTAATCCGCAGTGGGAGGTAAAGCAGTCAGCCTTGGCTATACAGAATCTTGTGTGCACACTGGACACAAACTCTCTAACGATCTTTTGAGATTTAGGCTTTTAGCTAACAAATCAAAATTCATCTTTATTACCCAACTTTCATACTAATAAAGGCCAaacttgtttaatatttgtaatcatGAGGAAGAACATGAAATCATGTAAGGAAGTGGAGAAACAGATGAGGACGCTTACCGGGTTTGACTTCATTTCCATCAGGTTGTCCAAGATGCGAGTAACCGGCAAGTTCTATAAGAGACACAACTGAGAATCATAATAAACCCCACAAAAGAACCAgatgcttttaatttaaagaaacatggAAATAAGGAAGATCAGAATCAATtcatcaaacaaaaaacagaagtaTTGCAATCTCAAATATGACTAAATcaaagcaaaagtaaaaaactaaaaagtctGCATAGGTTTTGGAAAGAGCTGCTCACTCATTGACCTTTAACACATTTTCTTCTGTCAGTGGTCATAAATCTAACCTATACACCTATATTTCCCCATAATAAATTTTTGATTtgttaaggattttttttaatagtgtgtCCAATCTTAAATTTTAAAAGTCACAATGCCTGCATATTTTGTTGTTTCTCCTGGGTTCAGTATGTTTTTATAGTGCAGTCCTGGTTTTTAGGCTGAAagtattcttctttttttaagtataagTTGCAAACAGTGCTTTGacgcaacctgtgttgttaaaagcgctatataaataaaaataattgattgattgattgaaaggTATGTAGAACAATAGCAACAATGCAGACACTAAACAAGGATGAAACTTTCTACAGTGCCGAAGTTCACAAATACCATTATATAAAGTGCATATAGTATgtgcataataaaaatttaagcTGAAACAATTATAATTTGTTATGGGTGTTTTTGGCACATTGCGATTGCTAGGGTGTTATTGGTATTTTTAGCATACCGCTCCCTGGTTTCTCGGTGGCGATTTTGGCTCACTGCTATATTAGTAGGCTGTCTGGGCATTTTTAACTGCTTAACGGCTGGCTgttttttcacagaaatatgCAGTTGTGGGTGGCTGCTTACTAAGCAAAAAGAGCCCAGCCTGTGATATTCTGGTCCTTAGATACAGCCTAGGTAAATACTTACATGCTGCTTCAGGACCAGATTTTTCACCCCCTCCATCACAAATTGGGAGCCAGTGTTCATCACCCTCGAGAACAGTCTGAAAAATGACAGGTCATTGCATTCGAAACACATATGGTATCAACAAAAAGATTCTTATTTTGAGAATGAAATTTGTCGTAGCCTCATACCCCATTGGCTTCACTCCACTGCTCCCATAATTGGCTGGCGTTGCAGCCATCTTGGTGAAAGCTCTGGAAAAGAGGTTATAATAGTTGCAGCACTACTGTTCTCATCTTTCAACTAAATTTAATGTAGTAACTAGGCAAATGTGACAGTGTGTTATGGTGTGTTTGTTGACAGTGGCCAGAACTTACTTCCACTGCTTAATGTAGTTAAGTGAGGATAAGTCGCAGGTTGCATCAACCAAAGCCTTCTTGTACTGTTCTAGATCAGCctgaaaagaacaaaatgtctttatttattcaacacTCAACTCTCAAAATCCAACAGTTTAAGAGgatctgtttttataaaatgaagaaTGACTTATAGCTCACAAGCCATAAGCATTTATCAGGGTAAGGAGAAACTCTAGTTCCTGTCAGAGACAGAGTCGTCTATACCACATGAGTGAGAGGGCCATTTTCATGTCACCAACCTCATTACGGcctcagaaaacaaacaacaaaatgactgtttttggAGTTTAAGCAAACGCTCAGCCAACAATAACCAACGCTGGTTCAGGAGGACACAGATGAAAGAAAGGATAACTAAAAGACGTGGAAAAATAGTTCAAACTCTGACTCTTTGGAAAGTCAAAAGCTTTTACAGCCTGCACTGATAAACGTAATAGAGAATGACAGTCCTTGCCCACAGCACAGGCCAGTACGCTTTCTCTAGGGTTGAAATGTGGTCACTTGGACAATGTCCATCCCAGCTTGGTCCCATGGGTCCGTCCCTTCGGAAGTGTACACAAGAACTCAAGAATGTCATTTGTATGGCTGTTTAAGTAACATCCCACAAAAAAGATCTTGCCATGAGCTGAACAGTCCTGCTTTATCAAGGTACAAGAGTAATAACACTTGGCCGTGGCATCAAAGGGTGTCAGTGTTCCTCAAATCTGCGCTGCATGTGTCCCAAAGAACAACAAGGCTTTTGAACACAGAAtctgaaaatacagtttaagaACCCGGGCCGAGCTTCATAGGGAATGGACAGAGTGTTTTTGGCTCCATGTGTCCCCAAACAATGAAATCCATGCATTTGCCACTGATTATAATAAATTGTGGTATTACCGAAAGCGCACATCAGGGTAGCCTACCACAGATTATTTATCTAGGACCCTTAAAGGGATATTCTGTATTCGATACAAGTTAAGCTCAGTTAATAGCAGTTAAAAAATGAGGCATAAAATTGATTACCACAAAAGTTAATTTCCATTtttcaaggctttttttttttttcttaaagaaaagaaaataggtTAAAGTGCTGTTTCACAAGTACagccattaaaacatttttgtgcaaaGTTACATCCAGTGTCATCTACTTCAAAATTATGCCACTGTAGAAACAGCTAAAAAccccaaaatatatttacataacagTTAATGTgagtacattaaaataaaaagataagaaaaagtAAGAGTCACACTTTAAACCCCCCTGAAAATTGACCCCAATGATTATAAGTTACAGTAACCTTTATTATAATCAATATTATGccacaaatgtatttactaaCTACTAAATGAAACAGAATTGTTCCATTAAGGTTGCTATGATCTAAAGTTTCTTACAGGATATGGCTCTTTGTTTGTGACCATGGTGTGGGACCTTACCTCAGATGGAGGCTGCTGGGAAGTGATGTAGTAGATCAGAAACAGCCTCATCTTATCTTCTGCTGTTCCAGCTATCAATAAGAATAACATTTATACGATCATCATGCAAATGCATACAGTTACTTTAAATTCCGGAACAACTAGATTTTGATAATGCGTGTTTTTTTGTCCTCGCTATTGCTGAAACTTGATCAGAAAATCAAACACTGCACTCATCGGAACAATAAAGCACTGTAACACTTGAAAAATAACTGATCACTATCATTATAGTTAGTGATCATTCCTGTGTACTCATAAGAAACCCATGAACCTACAGAGGACCCTGTGGAGATCAAGAAACTGTGTCCTCTTGAAACCTCACAA encodes:
- the opn6b gene encoding opsin 6, group member b — protein: MDIHNFLPSNVTVYRVSNGGETAIGVYLVILGWLSWIGNGVVILLLTKQRRSLEPQDFLTLNLAISDASIAIFGYSRGILEVFDVLRDQGYLIKMFWTCKVDGFLILLFGLISINTLTAISVIRYIKGCQPQHAHHVNKRNICLVIAAVWLCSLFWAGSPLLGWGSYRARRYGTCEIDWMQALYSVPVKLYVISIFFFNFFVPLFVIVFTYVSIIRTVNSSHKSSRGGDISERQRKIERSITRVSLILCAAFLLAWSPYAVISMWSAWGYQIPPLNSILASLFAKSASFYNPFIYIGMSSKFRKDLQALFYCLRPTSALRHTPPVPLARPGDVQLDVNGFKENESVDLNANENIQERKSESPPESERQDRPLPKSGKSVSPRGLMRKPSDSGRL